One window of the Oceanicaulis sp. genome contains the following:
- the rpoB gene encoding DNA-directed RNA polymerase subunit beta yields the protein MGLSFTGKKRIRKNFGRIPEAVEMPNLIEVQKHSYEQFLMKDTAIADRPDEGLQAVFKSVFPVKDFSERSVLEFVSYEFEPPKFDVEECVQRDMTYAAPLKVKMRLIVFDVDEETGARSVKDIKEQDVYMGDIPLMTDKGTFIINGTERVIVSQMHRSPGVFFDHDKGKTHASGKYLFAARIIPYRGSWLDFEFDAKDILHVRIDRRRKLPATTLLYALGLDKEEILATFYDRVTYERAKDGWTIPYVKERWRGAKPQRDLVDAKTGDVVAPAGKKISARAANKLAEDGLAKLLVASEDLTGRFAAEDLVNVETGEIYAEAGDELTEEVMAELTEAGVDSIDVLDIDNVTVGGYMRQTLSADKNDTRDQALVDIYRVMRPGEPPTPETAEALFNGLFFDPERYDLSPVGRVKMNMRLDLECPDDVRVLRKEDIIAVLKVILGLRDGKGEIDDIDNLGNRRVRSVGELMENQYRVGLLRMERAIKERMSSVDIETVMPHDLVNAKPAAAAVREFFGSSQLSQFMDQTNPLSEVTHKRRLSALGPGGLTRERAGFEVRDVHPTHYGRICPIETPEGPNIGLINSLSTYARVNKYGFIESPYRKVENGKLTDQVDYLSAMQEAKYTIAQANAAVDENGMLANEFVNCRVGPGRDATLIPKEDVDYIDVSPKQVVSVAASLIPFLENDDANRALMGSNMQRQAVPLVKAEAPLVGTGMEAVVARDSGAAITARRDGVVEQVDAQRIVIRATGDVGAAESGVDIYRLSKFQRSNQSTAINQRPIVKVGDVVRVGDIIADGPSTDLGDLALGRNVLVAFMPWNGYNFEDSILISERIVRDDVFTSIHLEEFEVMARDTKLGPEEITRDIPNVGEEALRNLDEAGIVAIGAEVEAGDILVGKVTPKGESPMTPEEKLLRAIFGEKASDVRDTSLRLPPGTTGTVVEVRVFNRHGVDKDERAIAIEREEIERLGEDRDDELAILERDLYGRLKDILLGKKAVAGPKGFKKGEVTEESLADVPRSQWWKIGLDDEKAMAEVEALKAQYDAGKARLDRRFEDKVEKLQRGDEMPPGVMKMVKVFVAVKRKLQPGDKMAGRHGNKGVISKINPIEDMPFLEDGTPVDIVLNPLGVPSRMNVGQILETHLGFACKGLGRQIGEAYEAYQRSGKTDELKAALAKAYGDDQELPESDEELAELGKNLANGVPIATPVFDGAREPDIVEHLKLAGFDESGQSILYDGLTGEQFRRPVTVGIKYLLKLHHLVDDKIHARSIGPYSLVTQQPLGGKAQFGGQRFGEMEVWALQAYGAAYTLQEMLTVKSDDVAGRTKVYEAIVRGDNAFEAGIPESFNVLVKEMRSLGLNVELVDQ from the coding sequence ATGGGTCTGTCGTTCACCGGCAAGAAGCGCATTCGCAAGAATTTCGGCCGCATTCCCGAAGCGGTCGAGATGCCGAACCTCATCGAGGTTCAGAAGCACTCCTATGAACAGTTCCTGATGAAGGACACCGCGATCGCGGACCGTCCCGACGAGGGTCTGCAGGCGGTGTTCAAGTCGGTGTTCCCGGTCAAGGACTTCTCCGAGCGCTCCGTGCTGGAGTTCGTGTCCTACGAGTTCGAACCGCCGAAATTCGACGTCGAAGAATGCGTGCAGCGCGACATGACCTACGCCGCGCCGCTGAAGGTCAAGATGCGCCTGATCGTGTTCGACGTGGACGAGGAAACCGGCGCGCGTTCGGTCAAGGACATCAAGGAGCAGGACGTCTACATGGGCGACATCCCGCTCATGACCGACAAGGGCACCTTCATCATCAACGGCACCGAGCGGGTCATCGTCTCCCAGATGCACCGTTCGCCGGGCGTGTTCTTCGACCACGACAAGGGCAAGACCCACGCCTCGGGCAAGTATCTGTTCGCCGCCCGGATCATCCCCTATCGCGGCTCCTGGCTCGACTTCGAGTTCGACGCCAAGGACATCCTGCACGTCCGCATCGACCGGCGCCGGAAGCTTCCGGCGACGACGCTGCTCTATGCGCTGGGCCTGGACAAGGAAGAGATCCTCGCGACCTTCTACGACCGCGTCACCTATGAGCGCGCCAAGGACGGCTGGACGATCCCCTACGTCAAGGAACGCTGGCGCGGCGCGAAGCCCCAGCGCGACCTGGTCGACGCCAAGACCGGCGACGTCGTCGCTCCGGCGGGCAAGAAAATCTCCGCGCGCGCGGCCAACAAGCTGGCCGAGGACGGACTGGCCAAGCTTCTGGTCGCCTCTGAAGACCTGACCGGCCGCTTCGCCGCGGAAGACCTCGTCAATGTCGAGACCGGCGAGATTTACGCCGAGGCCGGCGACGAGCTGACCGAAGAGGTCATGGCCGAGCTGACCGAAGCGGGCGTGGATTCCATCGACGTTCTGGACATCGACAACGTCACGGTCGGCGGCTACATGCGCCAGACCCTGTCGGCGGACAAGAACGACACTCGCGACCAGGCGCTGGTGGACATCTACCGCGTCATGCGTCCGGGCGAGCCGCCCACGCCGGAAACCGCCGAAGCCCTGTTCAACGGCCTGTTCTTCGATCCCGAGCGCTACGACCTCTCTCCGGTCGGCCGGGTGAAGATGAACATGCGCCTGGATCTGGAATGCCCCGACGACGTGCGTGTCCTGCGTAAGGAGGACATCATCGCGGTTCTGAAGGTCATTCTGGGCCTGCGCGACGGCAAGGGCGAGATCGACGACATCGACAACCTGGGCAACCGCCGGGTGCGCTCGGTCGGCGAGCTCATGGAGAACCAGTACCGCGTCGGCCTGCTGCGCATGGAGCGGGCGATCAAGGAGCGCATGAGCTCGGTCGACATCGAGACCGTCATGCCCCACGACCTGGTCAACGCCAAACCGGCCGCCGCTGCGGTGCGCGAGTTCTTCGGCTCCTCCCAGCTCAGCCAGTTCATGGACCAGACCAACCCGCTCTCCGAGGTGACGCACAAGCGCCGCCTGTCTGCGCTCGGCCCGGGCGGTCTGACCCGCGAACGCGCCGGCTTCGAGGTGCGCGACGTGCACCCCACCCATTACGGCCGGATCTGCCCGATCGAGACGCCTGAAGGGCCGAACATCGGTCTGATCAACTCGCTGTCGACCTATGCGCGCGTGAACAAGTACGGCTTCATCGAGAGCCCGTACCGCAAGGTCGAGAACGGCAAGCTGACCGATCAGGTCGACTATCTGTCGGCCATGCAGGAAGCCAAGTACACGATCGCCCAGGCGAACGCCGCGGTGGACGAGAACGGCATGCTTGCGAACGAGTTCGTCAACTGCCGCGTCGGCCCGGGCCGTGACGCGACCCTGATTCCCAAAGAAGACGTCGACTATATCGACGTGTCGCCCAAGCAGGTCGTGTCCGTCGCCGCCTCGCTCATCCCGTTCCTCGAGAACGACGACGCGAACCGCGCGCTGATGGGCTCGAACATGCAGCGTCAGGCCGTCCCGCTGGTCAAAGCCGAAGCCCCGCTGGTGGGCACCGGCATGGAAGCGGTGGTGGCGCGCGATTCCGGTGCGGCGATCACCGCCCGCCGCGACGGCGTGGTCGAGCAGGTCGACGCCCAGCGGATCGTGATCCGGGCCACCGGCGATGTCGGTGCGGCCGAATCCGGCGTCGACATCTACCGCCTGTCGAAGTTCCAGCGCTCCAACCAGTCCACCGCGATCAACCAGCGTCCGATCGTCAAGGTCGGCGACGTGGTGCGGGTCGGCGACATCATCGCCGACGGCCCGTCCACCGATCTGGGCGACCTGGCGCTCGGCCGGAACGTGCTCGTCGCGTTCATGCCGTGGAACGGCTACAACTTCGAGGACTCGATCCTGATCTCCGAGCGCATCGTGCGCGACGACGTGTTCACCTCCATTCACCTCGAGGAGTTCGAGGTGATGGCGCGCGACACCAAGCTCGGGCCTGAAGAGATCACCCGCGACATCCCGAACGTCGGCGAGGAAGCCCTGCGCAATCTCGACGAGGCGGGAATCGTGGCGATCGGCGCCGAGGTCGAGGCCGGCGACATCCTGGTCGGCAAGGTCACGCCGAAGGGCGAAAGCCCGATGACGCCGGAGGAGAAACTCCTGCGCGCCATCTTCGGTGAGAAGGCGTCCGACGTGCGCGACACCTCGCTGCGCCTGCCGCCGGGCACCACCGGCACGGTCGTCGAAGTGCGCGTGTTCAACCGCCACGGCGTGGACAAGGACGAGCGCGCGATCGCCATCGAGCGCGAGGAGATCGAGCGTCTCGGCGAAGACCGTGACGACGAGCTCGCCATCCTCGAGCGCGACCTTTACGGCCGTCTCAAGGACATCCTTCTGGGCAAGAAGGCCGTCGCCGGCCCCAAAGGCTTCAAGAAGGGCGAAGTCACCGAAGAGAGCCTGGCCGACGTGCCGCGCTCGCAATGGTGGAAGATCGGTCTCGACGACGAGAAGGCCATGGCCGAGGTCGAGGCCCTGAAAGCCCAGTACGACGCCGGCAAGGCGCGTCTGGACCGCCGCTTCGAGGACAAGGTCGAGAAGCTGCAGCGCGGCGACGAGATGCCCCCGGGCGTGATGAAGATGGTCAAGGTGTTCGTCGCGGTGAAGCGCAAGCTTCAGCCCGGCGACAAGATGGCCGGCCGTCACGGCAACAAGGGCGTCATCTCCAAGATCAACCCGATCGAGGACATGCCCTTCCTGGAAGACGGCACCCCGGTCGACATCGTTCTCAACCCGCTGGGCGTGCCCTCGCGGATGAACGTCGGTCAGATCCTGGAAACCCATCTGGGCTTCGCCTGCAAAGGCCTGGGCCGTCAGATCGGCGAGGCGTACGAAGCCTATCAGCGCTCGGGCAAGACCGACGAGCTGAAGGCGGCGCTCGCCAAGGCCTACGGCGACGATCAGGAGCTGCCCGAGAGCGACGAGGAGCTGGCCGAACTGGGCAAGAACCTCGCCAACGGCGTTCCGATCGCCACCCCGGTCTTCGACGGCGCGCGCGAGCCGGACATCGTCGAGCACCTCAAGCTCGCCGGGTTCGACGAGAGCGGCCAGTCGATCCTCTATGACGGCCTCACCGGCGAACAGTTCCGCCGTCCGGTCACCGTGGGCATCAAGTATCTTCTCAAGCTCCACCACCTGGTGGACGACAAGATCCACGCCCGCTCGATCGGCCCGTACTCGCTCGTCACCCAGCAGCCGCTGGGCGGCAAGGCGCAGTTCGGCGGCCAGCGCTTCGGCGAGATGGAGGTCTGGGCGCTGCAGGCTTACGGCGCGGCCTACACCCTGCAGGAAATGCTGACGGTGAAGTCCGACGACGTGGCCGGCCGCACCAAGGTCTACGAGGCCATCGTGCGCGGCGACAACGCCTTCGAAGCCGGGATCCCCGAAAGCTTCAACGTGCTGGTCAAGGAGATGCGCTCGCTCGGTCTGAACGTGGAACTGGTCGACCAGTAA
- the rplL gene encoding 50S ribosomal protein L7/L12, giving the protein MADVAKLAEELLGLTILEAKELNDILEEKGIKPAAAAVAMAGPAAGGDAGPAAEEKDEFDVILVEAGDKKINVIKEVRAITGLGLKEAKELVEAGGKAVKEAAPKAEAEEIKKKLEEAGAKVELK; this is encoded by the coding sequence ATGGCCGACGTCGCCAAACTCGCTGAAGAGCTCCTGGGCCTCACCATCCTGGAAGCCAAGGAACTCAACGACATCCTGGAAGAAAAAGGGATCAAGCCGGCCGCCGCTGCGGTCGCCATGGCTGGTCCCGCCGCCGGCGGTGACGCCGGTCCGGCCGCCGAAGAGAAAGACGAATTCGACGTCATTCTCGTCGAGGCCGGCGACAAGAAGATCAACGTGATCAAAGAAGTTCGCGCGATCACGGGCCTGGGCCTGAAAGAAGCCAAAGAGCTGGTGGAAGCCGGCGGCAAAGCCGTCAAGGAAGCCGCTCCGAAAGCCGAGGCCGAGGAGATCAAGAAGAAGCTCGAAGAGGCTGGCGCCAAGGTCGAGCTCAAGTAA
- the rplJ gene encoding 50S ribosomal protein L10 → MDRTTKEAAVAELTDVFASTGAVVLANYSGLTVAEMTKLRGQLREQGATLKVVRNRLAKIALKGQKGEAAASMFEGPIAIAYSDDFTAAPKVAIEFAKSNDKFEIVGGFMDEEIMDAKGVEALSKMPSREELIATVVARLLGQAGEIVSRVNNPGQTLAGQIQTIAEQAES, encoded by the coding sequence ATGGATCGCACCACCAAGGAAGCGGCGGTCGCGGAGCTGACGGACGTGTTCGCCAGCACCGGGGCAGTCGTTCTGGCCAACTATTCGGGCCTGACCGTTGCGGAAATGACGAAGCTTCGCGGTCAGCTCCGCGAGCAGGGGGCGACCCTCAAGGTCGTCCGCAACCGGCTCGCAAAGATCGCGCTGAAGGGTCAGAAGGGTGAAGCGGCGGCCTCGATGTTCGAGGGTCCGATCGCCATCGCCTATTCCGACGACTTCACCGCGGCGCCGAAAGTCGCGATCGAGTTCGCCAAATCGAACGACAAGTTCGAGATCGTCGGCGGCTTCATGGACGAGGAAATCATGGACGCCAAAGGCGTCGAGGCCCTCTCCAAGATGCCTTCGCGCGAAGAGCTCATCGCCACGGTCGTCGCCCGTCTTCTGGGTCAGGCCGGCGAGATCGTCTCGCGGGTCAACAATCCGGGCCAGACCCTGGCCGGGCAGATCCAGACGATCGCAGAGCAAGCCGAAAGCTAG
- the rplA gene encoding 50S ribosomal protein L1 — MAKIAKRTAAAREGLDRDKLYPLDEAVKLVKARATAKFDETIEVAVNLGVDPRHADQMVRGVVSLPHGTGRSVRVAVFAKGPKAEEAKKAGADVVGAEDLVETVQGGEINFDKVIATPDMMPLVGRLGKVLGPRGMMPNPKVGTVTMDVAKAVADSKGGAVEFRVEKNGIVHAGVGKASFSEEALTENIRALLGGLVKAKPSGAKGTYVKRIAMSSTMGPGVKIDTAEASAPTEAA, encoded by the coding sequence ATGGCCAAGATCGCTAAACGCACCGCCGCCGCCCGCGAAGGTCTCGACCGCGACAAGCTCTACCCGCTCGACGAAGCGGTGAAGCTGGTCAAGGCGCGCGCCACCGCGAAATTCGACGAGACCATCGAGGTCGCCGTCAATCTGGGCGTCGACCCGCGCCATGCCGACCAGATGGTCCGCGGCGTGGTCTCCCTGCCGCACGGTACGGGCCGCTCGGTCCGCGTCGCCGTGTTCGCCAAGGGCCCGAAGGCTGAAGAAGCCAAGAAGGCCGGCGCGGACGTGGTCGGCGCCGAGGACCTGGTCGAAACCGTCCAGGGCGGCGAGATCAATTTCGACAAGGTCATCGCGACCCCCGACATGATGCCGCTGGTGGGCCGTCTGGGCAAAGTGCTCGGCCCGCGCGGCATGATGCCGAACCCCAAGGTCGGCACCGTGACCATGGACGTGGCCAAGGCGGTCGCGGACTCCAAGGGCGGCGCGGTCGAGTTCCGCGTCGAGAAGAACGGCATCGTCCACGCCGGCGTGGGCAAGGCCAGCTTCTCTGAAGAGGCCCTGACCGAGAACATCCGCGCCCTTCTGGGCGGCCTGGTGAAAGCCAAGCCGTCGGGCGCGAAAGGCACCTACGTCAAACGGATCGCCATGAGCTCCACGATGGGCCCGGGCGTGAAGATCGACACCGCCGAAGCGAGCGCGCCGACCGAGGCCGCGTAA
- the rplK gene encoding 50S ribosomal protein L11, with protein sequence MAKKITGYINLQVPAGAANPSPPIGPALGQRGVNIMEFCKAFNAKTQEMEKGMPIPTTITVYQDKSFTFVTKTAPASFYLKKAAKVQKGSGEAGKSAPIASVTKAQCREIAEAKMADLSANDLDAAQKIIEGSARSMGFEVVG encoded by the coding sequence ATGGCGAAGAAGATCACAGGTTACATCAACCTGCAGGTTCCCGCCGGCGCGGCGAACCCGAGCCCGCCCATCGGGCCGGCTCTGGGTCAGCGCGGCGTGAACATCATGGAGTTCTGCAAGGCGTTCAACGCCAAGACCCAAGAGATGGAAAAGGGGATGCCGATCCCCACGACCATCACGGTCTACCAGGACAAGTCGTTCACCTTCGTGACCAAGACCGCTCCGGCGAGCTTCTACCTGAAGAAGGCCGCCAAGGTGCAGAAGGGGTCGGGCGAAGCGGGCAAGTCCGCGCCGATCGCTTCGGTCACGAAAGCGCAGTGCCGCGAGATCGCCGAAGCCAAGATGGCCGATCTCAGCGCCAACGACCTGGACGCCGCGCAGAAGATCATCGAAGGCTCGGCCCGGTCCATGGGCTTCGAGGTGGTGGGGTAA
- the nusG gene encoding transcription termination/antitermination protein NusG — MSAKWYIVHAYSNFEKKVAEAIRAEAAMKGLEDKFEEILVPTEEVVEVRRGRKVNAERKYFPGYVLVKMDMTDEAYHLVKNTPKVTGFLGSGKRPLPVPESEVKSIMGQMEEDAEKPRPTVSYDIGETVRVTDGHFQSFNGVVEEVDEDKGLLKVAINIFGRATPVELEYGQVEKTA, encoded by the coding sequence ATGTCCGCAAAGTGGTACATCGTCCACGCCTACTCCAACTTCGAAAAGAAGGTGGCCGAGGCGATCCGCGCCGAGGCCGCGATGAAGGGGCTGGAGGACAAGTTCGAGGAAATCCTCGTGCCGACCGAAGAGGTCGTCGAGGTGCGCCGCGGCCGCAAGGTCAACGCCGAGCGCAAGTATTTCCCCGGCTACGTCCTCGTGAAGATGGACATGACCGACGAGGCCTATCACCTCGTCAAGAACACGCCGAAGGTCACCGGCTTCCTGGGCTCGGGCAAGCGTCCGCTGCCGGTGCCTGAAAGCGAAGTCAAATCGATCATGGGTCAGATGGAAGAGGACGCCGAAAAGCCGCGTCCCACCGTCTCCTACGACATCGGCGAGACCGTGCGCGTCACCGACGGCCACTTCCAGAGCTTCAACGGCGTCGTGGAAGAGGTCGACGAGGACAAGGGCCTTCTGAAGGTCGCGATCAACATTTTCGGCCGGGCCACCCCGGTCGAGCTCGAATACGGCCAGGTGGAAAAGACCGCCTGA
- the secE gene encoding preprotein translocase subunit SecE yields the protein MARNTKSRQPAKTGSSGKGASSSNAAAAPARKKTTNPLKFFGEVRQEGRKVTWTSRRETIISTIMVVVMAVIAAIFFFLVDFVIGRIVQFILSLGA from the coding sequence ATGGCGCGAAACACCAAAAGCCGCCAGCCCGCCAAAACGGGTTCCAGCGGGAAAGGCGCTTCGTCTTCGAACGCCGCCGCCGCGCCGGCGCGCAAGAAGACGACGAACCCGCTGAAATTCTTCGGCGAGGTGCGCCAGGAGGGCCGCAAGGTCACCTGGACCAGCCGGCGTGAAACGATCATCTCGACCATCATGGTCGTGGTGATGGCCGTGATCGCGGCGATCTTCTTCTTTCTGGTCGATTTCGTGATCGGCCGGATCGTTCAGTTCATTCTCAGCCTCGGAGCCTGA
- a CDS encoding TonB-dependent receptor yields MQSKQIKAWALATTLFTGMAVATPAFAQEADSEEEAQRDTITVTGSRIVRQDFTANSPVTTVTAETLELSQTLTLESFLNELPQVIPGNNQSSNNAGGFDFATIDLRGLGANRNLVLVNGFRLPPSATSGAVSLDNIPTGLVERVEVVTGGASAVYGSDAMSGVVNFILQDDYEGAEISYNYTVAEDGNSPRHAVDFLLGGNFDNDRGNIVMAGSYYSRGSVLQSEYEYSQVAAAIYGVLDGGGALVDSFVEDDLDDLLARRDQIVAGGGAVIPLFSGGSATPPWGVVSNNASNPFQNLDTALPGIFGAVDLDCDPSTPDVPFSSGSLAFDRDTGALEPQFSGGFGCRIPNGPFGNSLSSRYNFAPDNYIVIPAERYNFSVFSTYDLPRGITWSNSILYNHIENQVQLAATPATGLVVSVANPFIPADLATALATRPNPNADFVMNWRATDVGNRISDFDNKSLIFQTGLEGQLGNGWLWSADYIFSKVESVTDSRNSVNRTAIAQGLQGCPATGALPGCEWVNIFGAGNLTDSMASFLRTDTRELGFSERHHITAFLTGELFELPAGAVAFATGFEWREDEAGRVVDDAQRNGDIYGFNAVQNIAGSTRVAEIYGEAIVPLVGDLPFAELIEAEVGYRLSEYNTGTGTVDSWKAGINWTVNDILRFRTMYNVTVRAPSAFELFQNGDQGFPGYTDPCNASASPSAAVQAFCITQGVPAAALPTFAQANSQVEAFAFGDPGLGPETGETFTIGLVATPELPFGDLSVTLDYYDIEISDVISTVGAGTILANCFDALDLTDPFCARITRDPSTGQIDFINTGRENSGLLTTSGIDLQLVFSTDLPVFGLDGRLTVNNLLTWVEEWGSGTSDIVGTTTGQIGSAFPEYKNAMTVTYALPSVTGQVRWTYVDSMEDRWFGTGNDWSPDTEEIHYVDASVRWDMTDTFSTTFGVQNVFDQFPEQHLSSVIGGQGNVDPQNYRALGRMFSITLRNRF; encoded by the coding sequence ATGCAAAGCAAGCAAATCAAAGCGTGGGCGCTCGCCACCACGCTGTTTACCGGCATGGCGGTGGCCACGCCGGCTTTCGCGCAGGAGGCCGACTCTGAAGAGGAAGCCCAGCGCGACACGATCACCGTCACCGGCTCGCGGATCGTCCGTCAGGACTTCACCGCGAACAGCCCGGTCACCACGGTGACCGCTGAAACGCTCGAGCTGTCCCAGACCCTGACGCTGGAATCGTTCCTGAACGAGCTGCCGCAGGTCATCCCGGGCAACAACCAGTCGTCCAACAACGCCGGCGGCTTCGACTTCGCCACCATCGACCTCCGCGGTCTGGGCGCGAACCGGAACCTGGTCCTGGTCAACGGCTTCCGTCTGCCTCCGTCCGCGACCAGCGGCGCGGTCTCGCTCGACAACATTCCGACCGGCCTGGTCGAGCGTGTCGAAGTGGTGACCGGCGGCGCCTCGGCGGTGTACGGCTCTGACGCCATGTCGGGCGTCGTGAACTTCATCCTTCAGGACGACTACGAAGGCGCGGAAATCAGCTACAACTACACCGTGGCTGAAGACGGCAACTCGCCGCGTCACGCCGTCGACTTCCTGCTGGGCGGCAACTTCGACAACGACCGCGGCAACATCGTCATGGCCGGCAGCTACTACTCGCGCGGCAGCGTGCTGCAGTCCGAGTACGAGTACTCGCAGGTCGCGGCCGCCATCTACGGCGTCCTCGACGGTGGCGGCGCTCTGGTCGACTCCTTCGTCGAAGACGATCTCGACGACCTGCTTGCTCGCCGCGACCAGATCGTCGCCGGCGGCGGTGCTGTCATCCCGCTCTTCTCCGGCGGTTCGGCGACCCCGCCGTGGGGCGTCGTGAGCAACAACGCGTCGAATCCGTTCCAGAACCTGGATACCGCTCTGCCGGGGATCTTCGGCGCGGTGGACCTCGACTGCGACCCGTCCACGCCCGACGTCCCGTTCAGCTCGGGCAGCCTCGCGTTCGATCGCGACACGGGCGCGCTCGAGCCGCAATTCAGCGGCGGTTTCGGCTGCCGGATTCCCAACGGTCCGTTCGGCAACTCGCTGTCCAGCCGTTACAACTTCGCGCCGGACAACTACATCGTGATCCCGGCGGAGCGGTATAACTTCTCGGTGTTCAGCACCTACGACCTGCCGCGCGGCATCACCTGGTCGAACTCGATCCTGTACAACCACATCGAGAACCAGGTTCAGCTGGCGGCCACCCCGGCCACCGGCCTGGTGGTCTCGGTCGCCAACCCGTTCATCCCGGCCGATCTGGCGACCGCGCTTGCGACCCGCCCGAACCCGAACGCGGACTTCGTGATGAACTGGCGCGCGACCGACGTCGGCAACCGGATCTCGGACTTCGACAACAAGTCGCTGATCTTCCAGACCGGTCTCGAAGGGCAGCTGGGCAACGGCTGGCTGTGGAGCGCCGACTACATCTTCTCGAAGGTGGAATCGGTCACCGACAGCCGCAACTCGGTCAACCGCACCGCGATCGCGCAAGGCCTGCAGGGCTGCCCCGCGACCGGCGCGCTGCCGGGCTGTGAGTGGGTCAACATCTTCGGTGCGGGCAACCTCACCGACAGCATGGCCTCGTTCCTGCGCACCGACACCCGCGAGCTCGGCTTCTCCGAGCGTCACCACATCACCGCGTTCCTGACCGGCGAGCTCTTCGAGCTTCCGGCCGGCGCCGTGGCGTTCGCGACGGGCTTCGAATGGCGTGAAGACGAAGCGGGCCGCGTGGTCGACGATGCTCAGCGCAACGGCGACATCTACGGCTTCAACGCGGTTCAGAACATCGCCGGTTCGACCCGCGTGGCTGAAATCTACGGCGAAGCGATCGTGCCGCTCGTCGGCGATCTGCCGTTCGCCGAGCTGATCGAAGCTGAAGTCGGCTACCGCCTGTCGGAGTACAACACCGGCACCGGCACGGTGGACAGCTGGAAAGCGGGCATCAACTGGACGGTCAACGACATCCTGCGCTTCCGGACGATGTACAACGTGACGGTCCGCGCGCCGTCCGCGTTCGAACTGTTCCAGAACGGCGACCAGGGCTTCCCGGGCTACACCGACCCGTGTAACGCGTCGGCCAGCCCGTCGGCTGCGGTCCAGGCCTTCTGTATCACTCAGGGCGTCCCGGCTGCGGCTCTGCCGACCTTCGCTCAGGCGAACTCGCAGGTCGAAGCCTTCGCCTTCGGTGATCCGGGTCTCGGCCCGGAAACCGGTGAGACCTTCACCATCGGTCTCGTCGCCACTCCGGAACTGCCGTTCGGTGATCTGAGCGTGACGCTCGACTACTACGACATCGAGATTTCCGACGTTATCTCGACGGTCGGCGCCGGCACGATCCTCGCGAACTGCTTCGACGCCCTGGATCTGACCGATCCGTTCTGCGCCCGGATCACGCGTGATCCGTCCACCGGTCAGATCGACTTCATCAACACCGGCCGCGAAAACTCGGGCCTGCTGACGACGTCCGGCATCGACCTGCAGCTCGTGTTCAGCACCGACCTTCCGGTGTTCGGTCTGGACGGCCGCCTGACGGTGAACAACCTGCTGACGTGGGTTGAGGAGTGGGGCTCCGGCACCTCCGACATCGTCGGCACGACCACCGGTCAGATTGGCTCGGCCTTCCCCGAGTACAAGAACGCGATGACCGTGACCTACGCTCTGCCGTCGGTGACCGGTCAGGTCCGCTGGACCTACGTGGACTCGATGGAAGACCGCTGGTTCGGCACGGGCAACGACTGGTCGCCCGACACCGAAGAGATCCACTACGTGGACGCCTCGGTGCGCTGGGACATGACCGACACCTTCTCGACCACCTTCGGTGTGCAGAACGTGTTCGATCAGTTCCCCGAACAGCACCTGTCCTCGGTCATCGGTGGTCAGGGCAACGTCGACCCGCAGAACTACCGTGCGCTGGGTCGCATGTTCTCGATCACCCTGCGCAACCGCTTCTAA